In Dermacentor silvarum isolate Dsil-2018 chromosome 2, BIME_Dsil_1.4, whole genome shotgun sequence, the following proteins share a genomic window:
- the LOC119440640 gene encoding cholinesterase 1 produces the protein MLSAVPAELLILFIATTGVPADRYITTETLNGHVRGVIEEVEGIDVARYLGIPYAEPPVGELRFRRPVPTKSWRPTTLDALEFASPCAQANGSLPPVPWLVNRDQVKEDCLYLNVWSPVGRPKPLGVLFWIHGGGYRTGTASASLYDSKALAAVGDIVVVSINFRVGSFGFLYTGPGSSSGNYALWDQHLGLLWVRDNIAQFGGDPGRVTVYGESAGSIGIGALLVAPRNAGLIRRAIMSSGSNYWLVPPQNVVGHSYTDRIAKYVGCLDQSKPSSKTHPEEVIECLRRAPVAKIIDAEDTQFSTELVTFTPSHGDDYLPLPELDAIARGLFIPLESILAGGMTEEGSMFVYFWGPSFANISSGPQLRKQEVADFAARHYFGFLPKATQSMITGSYLRRVPGVSDWRGNLRALMDTLGDFVIFCPTKFYSEAFAKTNRPVYFYVFDYQYKRGLWPPWMGATHFEDLQFTFGMPFRFPERYSDADREQSRVCMQVIGSYVDTGKPAVPGGGEWPTFTKEQPLHVFLRAVNASIGSDFHGEGCDVYRTLYKVLGVPVP, from the exons ATGCTCTCAGCGGTGCCAGCAGAGCTACTCATTCTTTTCATCGCTACGACCGGCGTTCCAGCAGACAGGTACATCACGACTGAAACACTCAACGGCCATGTAAGGGGGGTCATTGAGGAGGTGGAAGGCATAGACGTGGCACGGTACTTGGGAATTCCGTACGCGGAACCGCCTGTCGGGGAGCTGCGCTTTCGGAGACCAGTGCCGACAAAATCATGGCGTCCCACGACTCTGGACGCACTAGAGTTCGCAAGCCCTTGCGCTCAAGCCAACGGTTCTCTTCCTCCGGTTCCCTGGCTGGTAAACCGAGACCAAGTCAAAGAGGACTGCCTCTACCTGAACGTGTGGAGCCCCGTGGGAAGACCCAAACCATTAGGAGTACTCTTCTGGATTCACGGCGGGGGCTACAGAACAGGCACTGCCTCGGCGTCCCTTTACGACAGTAAAGCCTTGGCTGCTGTTGGCGATATCGTAGTCGTTTCGATCAACTTCAGAGTCGGCTCTTTTGGATTTCTCTACACTGGTCCTGGCTCATCCAGCGGCAACTACGCTCTCTGGGACCAGCACCTCGGCCTTCTCTGGGTGCGGGACAACATCGCTCAGTTCGGAGGCGACCCTGGCCGAGTGACCGTGTACGGCGAAAGCGCCGGCTCGATTGGAATCGGTGCGCTGCTCGTCGCACCTCGTAACGCCGGTCTCATTCGTCGTGCTATCATGTCCAGCGGAAGCAACTACTGGTTGGTTCCGCCGCAGAATGTCGTGGGCCACTCGTACACCGACCGAATCGCCAAGTACGTTGGCTGCCTGGATCAGTCGAAGCCGTCGTCGAAGACACATCCCGAGGAGGTCATAGAATGTCTCCGCAGGGCACCCGTCGCTAAGATAATCGATGCTGAAGACACCCAGTTCTCCACAGAGCTGGTGACCTTTACTCCTTCCCACGGTGACGACTACCTTCCGCTGCCGGAGCTGGATGCCATCGCCCGAGGCCTCTTCATTCCTCTGGAGAGTATTCTTGCGGGAGGCATGACAGAGGAAGGTAGCATGTTTGTCTACTTTTGGGGACCATCCTTCGCCAACATCTCGTCGGGGCCCCAACTGAGGAAACAAGAGGTAGCCGACTTCGCAGCGCGCCACTACTTCGGCTTCTTGCCCAAGGCGACGCAGTCTATGATCACCGGCAGCTATCTGCGCCGTGTACCTGGGGTCTCTGACTGGAGAGGAAACCTGCGAGCGCTGATGGACACCCTGGGTGACTTTGTCATCTTCTGCCCGACCAAATTCTACTCCGAGGCATTCGCCAAGACGAACCGTCCCGTATACTTCTACGTGTTCGACTACCAATACAAGCGCGGCCTTTGGCCACCCTGGATGGGTGCAACGCATTTCGAGGACCTCCAGTTCACGTTCGGAATGCCTTTCCGTTTTCCCGAGCGCTACTCGGATGCGGATCGAGAGCAGAGCAGAGTTTGCATGCAAGTCATAGGCTCGTACGTCGACACTGG GAAGCCTGCAGTGCCGGGAGGCGGCGAGTGGCCGACGTTCACCAAGGAGCAACCGCTGCATGTCTTCCTGCGTGCGGTCAATGCCAGCATCGGATCGGATTTTCACGGCGAAGGATGCGACGTCTACCGCACGCTGTACAAGGTTCTGGGCGTCCCAGTTCCCTGA